A part of Nitrospirae bacterium CG2_30_53_67 genomic DNA contains:
- a CDS encoding growth inhibitor PemK — MAKFVRGDVVVVPFPFSDLSQSKRRPALVITSLDGDDLILCQITSQTIKDNYSLSLDDKDFKTGSLKQTSNLRPNRIFTADSHIILYRVGNLRDEKLSEVVEKIVEIIRGKNTTSDNKAQTAITQT; from the coding sequence ATGGCAAAGTTTGTAAGAGGCGATGTCGTTGTTGTGCCTTTTCCCTTTTCTGATCTAAGCCAATCTAAAAGACGGCCTGCTTTAGTCATTACATCATTGGACGGCGACGACCTTATTCTTTGTCAGATAACCAGTCAAACAATCAAAGACAATTATTCACTTTCACTTGATGATAAAGACTTTAAAACGGGGAGTCTAAAACAGACAAGCAATTTAAGGCCTAATCGCATCTTTACAGCGGACAGCCATATTATCTTATATCGCGTCGGCAATCTTAGGGATGAAAAGCTCTCTGAAGTTGTTGAAAAGATTGTTGAAATAATTCGCGGTAAAAACACAACTTCCGATAACAAAGCGCAAACGGCTATCACACAAACCTGA
- a CDS encoding DUF2281 domain-containing protein has product MSKKELLISELEQFTEPLLDEVLDFVHFLKTKLTKERIDTAIASESALRKDWLKAEEDEAWQSL; this is encoded by the coding sequence ATGAGCAAAAAGGAATTACTTATCAGTGAACTTGAACAGTTTACGGAGCCTCTTCTTGATGAGGTGTTGGATTTCGTCCATTTCTTAAAGACTAAGTTAACAAAGGAAAGGATCGATACTGCTATCGCGAGTGAATCCGCTTTAAGAAAAGATTGGCTTAAAGCAGAGGAGGATGAGGCATGGCAAAGTTTGTAA